TAGCCCGGCCTGATGACCGCCGAGCGCATCATCCTGGGCGTGGACCCCGGATCACGCTGCATGGGCTACGGCCTTGTACGCGAGCGGTCCGGGGTTTTGTCCCTGGTCGAGGCGGGCGTGGTGCGACCGGGTGAAGAGGCCATGAGCGCCCGTCTGGGCCTCATGTACACCCGTATCTCGGAATTGCTGCATGCACATTCTCCACACGCGGTCGCGGTGGAGAATGTTTTTTTTGCCCGCAATTCGGCCTCGGCCCTCAAGCTCGGCCAGGCCCGGGGCGCTGTGCTCGCAGCCTGTGGCGTGCACGGGGCCGAGGTCTTCGGCTACGAGCCCACCCTGGTCAAGAAGTCCCTGGTCGGAGCGGGCCGGGCGGAAAAGAGCCAGGTCTCGTTTATGGTCGGACAGCTTCTCGGCGTCCGCCCCGACTGGGCTGAGGATGCCGGCGACGCCCTGGCCCTGGCCATCTGCCATCTGAACCACTCCCGTTTCCTGGCTGCCGTGGCCGCTGGTCAAAACGGGGCAACTCGTCTATAGCTCCTCTCCATGATTGCCTATCTTGAAGGAACGGTTTTGCGCCGCGATGAAGAGTCCTGTGTCCTGCTCACCGCAGGGGGCGTGGGCTATCTGCTCCATTTGACCACGGACGGGTTGGCCGCCCTGCCCGGCGCCGGCGATACGGCCCGGCTTTTCGTCCACACCCTGGTCCGCGAGGACGCCTTGACTCTCTTCGCCTTTTCCTCCTGGGAAGAGCGGCAGGCCTTCGTGACCCTGCTCGGCGCACCCAAGCTCGGCCCCAAGACGGCCCTGGCCATGCTCGGATGCTATTCTCCGGCGGAACTTGCAGCCTGCATCGCCAAGGAAGACGTGGCCGCCCTGACCCGCGTGCCCGGAATCGGCGCCAAAACGGCCAAGCGGCTGCTCCTGGATCTGAAGGACAAGCTTGTTTCTTCTCCGAGCCTGCTTTCCGGCCGCACCGTTCCGGCGCCCTCGGCTTCGGCGGACTGCGCGGCGGCGCTCGTCTCCCTGGGATACGGGCGGCATGAAGTGGACGAGGTGGTGCGGATCGTGTTCGAAAAAGAGCCTGATCTGGACGTGGGCAGCGCCATCCGGCAGGCTCTGAAGATTTTCGCTTCCAAATAGTATGATTCAAAACCCCATTGAAGAGCACATCCGTCCGCGTACCCTGGACGATTTCATCGGCCAGGAGGATGTCCGCGGCAACCTGAAGATTTATCTGCAGGCGGCCAAGGA
This DNA window, taken from Desulfomicrobium sp. ZS1, encodes the following:
- the ruvC gene encoding crossover junction endodeoxyribonuclease RuvC — translated: MTAERIILGVDPGSRCMGYGLVRERSGVLSLVEAGVVRPGEEAMSARLGLMYTRISELLHAHSPHAVAVENVFFARNSASALKLGQARGAVLAACGVHGAEVFGYEPTLVKKSLVGAGRAEKSQVSFMVGQLLGVRPDWAEDAGDALALAICHLNHSRFLAAVAAGQNGATRL
- the ruvA gene encoding Holliday junction branch migration protein RuvA; the protein is MIAYLEGTVLRRDEESCVLLTAGGVGYLLHLTTDGLAALPGAGDTARLFVHTLVREDALTLFAFSSWEERQAFVTLLGAPKLGPKTALAMLGCYSPAELAACIAKEDVAALTRVPGIGAKTAKRLLLDLKDKLVSSPSLLSGRTVPAPSASADCAAALVSLGYGRHEVDEVVRIVFEKEPDLDVGSAIRQALKIFASK